Proteins encoded together in one Deinococcus hopiensis KR-140 window:
- a CDS encoding GNAT family N-acetyltransferase yields the protein MDAPTDAQRLPPSRALRPAALKDLPAVAAFLTEAHPESPVAVADLERMESMRLEGEPFIRTLALEGTRIVGLAETGVPRMDSHPGWRDVTVRTLPELAGSELAEALLAGGEAAALDQGAHTLVTRVREDWWERAFFEARGYREHDRMWPSTLDLRTLDFARFSGYEDRARAVGVRIAPLAELISNFGETEQRRLYTLISALLRDVPSTTPISVWPFETWQHRVAGRVQPEGLFVAVAPDGEWVGVSELYLPVTTRPRTLHNGLTGVRPAWRGRGVAYALKLAAARAALARGFTHSRTSNHSVNRPMLAVNDRLGFVREAAAVTLLREHL from the coding sequence ATGGACGCCCCAACAGACGCCCAGCGCCTACCGCCCTCACGCGCCCTGCGGCCCGCTGCACTGAAGGACCTGCCCGCCGTGGCCGCCTTCCTGACGGAAGCCCACCCCGAATCCCCGGTGGCGGTCGCGGACCTCGAGCGGATGGAGAGCATGCGCCTGGAAGGCGAGCCTTTCATCCGGACGCTGGCCTTGGAGGGCACGCGCATCGTTGGTCTGGCGGAAACAGGCGTGCCGAGGATGGACAGCCACCCCGGCTGGCGGGACGTGACGGTAAGGACGTTGCCCGAACTCGCGGGAAGCGAACTGGCCGAGGCCCTGCTGGCCGGCGGCGAGGCGGCGGCGCTGGACCAGGGCGCGCACACCCTGGTCACCCGCGTGCGCGAGGACTGGTGGGAGAGAGCTTTTTTCGAGGCGCGCGGCTACCGCGAACACGACCGGATGTGGCCGAGCACCCTCGACCTGCGAACGCTCGACTTTGCGCGCTTCTCGGGGTACGAGGACCGGGCGCGGGCGGTGGGCGTGCGGATCGCCCCGCTTGCTGAACTGATCTCCAATTTCGGCGAAACCGAGCAGCGTCGCCTGTACACCCTCATCTCGGCCCTGCTGCGCGACGTGCCCAGCACCACGCCCATCTCCGTGTGGCCCTTCGAAACCTGGCAGCACCGGGTGGCGGGACGGGTACAACCGGAAGGGCTGTTCGTCGCCGTGGCCCCCGACGGCGAGTGGGTGGGCGTAAGCGAGTTGTATCTGCCCGTTACAACCCGACCTCGCACCCTGCACAACGGTTTGACGGGCGTGCGGCCCGCGTGGCGTGGCCGCGGGGTGGCCTACGCCCTCAAGCTCGCAGCGGCCCGGGCAGCGCTCGCGCGGGGCTTTACGCACTCGCGGACCAGCAACCATTCGGTCAACCGGCCCATGCTCGCGGTCAACGATCGCCTGGGGTTCGTGCGTGAGGCAGCGGCGGTGACGCTGCTGCGGGAGCACCTTTAA
- a CDS encoding protein kinase domain-containing protein — MNLLLLASLFLVGLLLTLRMGERVLGMLLAALALALTGAMTFLAFGNGQLDRVQGLAAVAAVLVGSGAFVLGSRPLPGQIANLANSRPLRTLRFQRTAPPPPPTPSNNTVPDLHFQEYEVLERIGSGGMGSVFRGRRKTDGRTVALKVPQEKYLEDTKFVKRFYREAEVLKRFNHPNIVRVYDYKMEDPEHYIAMEFLDGESLEAVLDDRTLSFAETVQIVRALADALRHIHMQNVVHRDIKPANVMVLKGAFVDGLLREGGVKLMDFGIAVGRVLTRLTMTGARVGTPIYMAPEQAKGHRVDARSDVYSLGLLAYEMVTGEPAFKGSYEAVVHQQVFEAPKPPKQMNIEVPGRLSDLILNMIEKDAASRPTLDEVISRLDKGVLTDDAFTDPFALALGVGEQRAALRLLDLQGKLRVGLRDLSVAEGGLPNVPNALASDADGFLYLSLLEFRQGKTNALVRKLAPDGREVGAFGAYGLGEGMLLQPVSLTVSRGHVYVLDGEACTVTVYDTAGRFAWRFGGRGPGMGRFEKPRTIVSAPDGHIYVLDVGNKEVQRFTPEGEYLSRYAFRLDRKSEALRDLDGLGVDPSGSVYIVDSVARKVRRIEPDGTPGPAFTLETLVGEPEGAPWLLQVTETGQIYAVRQGGQVLRMYSSAGDLLSSRDMYAPVQAMSLVKRAVPVRV, encoded by the coding sequence TTGAATCTCCTGCTGCTCGCCTCCCTGTTTCTGGTGGGCCTGCTGCTGACCCTGCGGATGGGTGAGCGGGTGCTGGGAATGCTGCTGGCGGCGCTCGCGCTTGCGCTGACCGGCGCCATGACGTTTCTGGCTTTTGGCAACGGTCAACTCGACCGGGTGCAGGGCCTCGCGGCCGTGGCGGCGGTGCTCGTGGGCAGCGGGGCCTTTGTGCTGGGTTCGCGTCCACTGCCGGGGCAGATCGCCAACCTCGCGAACTCGCGTCCTCTGCGGACCCTGCGCTTTCAGCGGACCGCGCCTCCCCCACCTCCCACGCCGAGCAACAACACGGTGCCGGACCTGCACTTTCAGGAGTACGAGGTGCTGGAGCGCATCGGCAGCGGCGGCATGGGCAGCGTGTTCCGGGGGCGGCGCAAGACCGATGGGCGCACTGTGGCCCTGAAAGTCCCGCAGGAGAAGTACCTGGAAGACACCAAATTCGTCAAGCGCTTTTACCGCGAGGCCGAGGTGCTCAAACGGTTCAACCACCCCAACATCGTGCGCGTGTACGACTACAAGATGGAGGACCCCGAGCACTACATCGCCATGGAGTTCCTCGATGGTGAGAGCCTGGAAGCCGTGCTGGACGACCGCACCCTAAGTTTTGCCGAGACGGTGCAGATCGTCCGGGCGCTTGCCGATGCGCTGCGGCACATCCACATGCAGAACGTGGTCCACCGCGACATCAAGCCTGCCAACGTGATGGTCCTTAAAGGGGCTTTTGTGGATGGCCTGCTGCGTGAGGGCGGCGTCAAGCTGATGGACTTCGGCATCGCGGTGGGACGCGTGCTGACCCGGCTGACCATGACCGGCGCGCGGGTGGGCACGCCCATCTACATGGCGCCCGAACAGGCCAAGGGCCACCGGGTGGATGCCCGCAGCGACGTGTACTCGCTGGGCCTGCTCGCCTATGAGATGGTGACGGGCGAGCCCGCGTTCAAGGGCAGCTACGAGGCTGTGGTGCACCAGCAGGTGTTCGAGGCCCCCAAGCCGCCCAAGCAGATGAACATCGAGGTGCCGGGCCGTTTGAGCGACCTGATCTTGAACATGATCGAGAAAGACGCCGCCAGCCGTCCCACGCTCGATGAGGTGATTTCCCGCCTGGACAAGGGCGTGCTGACCGACGACGCCTTTACCGATCCCTTCGCCCTGGCGCTGGGCGTGGGTGAGCAGCGGGCAGCGCTGCGCCTGCTGGACCTGCAGGGCAAGTTGCGGGTGGGCCTGCGCGACCTCTCGGTGGCCGAGGGCGGACTGCCCAACGTGCCCAACGCGTTGGCCAGCGACGCAGACGGCTTTCTGTACCTCAGCCTGCTGGAGTTCCGGCAGGGCAAGACGAACGCGCTGGTCCGCAAGCTCGCCCCCGACGGCCGTGAGGTGGGCGCGTTCGGTGCCTACGGGCTGGGCGAGGGCATGCTGCTGCAACCCGTGAGCCTCACGGTGTCGCGCGGACACGTGTATGTGCTGGACGGCGAGGCCTGTACGGTCACGGTCTACGACACCGCCGGCCGCTTCGCGTGGCGCTTCGGAGGCCGGGGACCGGGCATGGGCCGCTTCGAGAAGCCCCGCACCATCGTGTCGGCGCCTGATGGGCACATCTACGTGCTGGACGTGGGCAACAAGGAGGTGCAGCGCTTTACCCCGGAGGGCGAGTACCTCAGCCGCTACGCCTTCCGCCTTGACCGCAAGAGCGAGGCCCTGCGCGACCTTGACGGTCTGGGCGTGGATCCATCGGGCTCGGTCTATATCGTCGATTCGGTGGCCCGCAAGGTGCGCCGCATCGAACCCGACGGGACCCCGGGCCCCGCGTTTACCCTGGAGACCCTGGTGGGGGAACCCGAGGGCGCGCCGTGGCTGCTCCAGGTCACCGAGACCGGGCAGATCTACGCCGTGCGTCAGGGCGGCCAGGTGCTGCGGATGTACTCCTCCGCCGGAGACCTGCTCTCCTCGCGCGATATGTACGCGCCTGTGCAGGCCATGTCCCTCGTTAAGCGGGCCGTACCGGTCCGGGTCTGA
- the queA gene encoding tRNA preQ1(34) S-adenosylmethionine ribosyltransferase-isomerase QueA codes for MPDPRTEADAVLARLAFELPPERIAQTGAEPRDASRLMVVGREGLEHRIFHDLPELLRAGDVLVFNESRVIPARVMARKPVENGFGGGQVEVLLLREEAVPELGCSVWSAYLKPARRAGKELWLGEGEARHRAEVVGTLPGGARLLRFERDIKPHLDEIGRLPLPPYIDAGDSDETWRERYQTVYAREPGSVAAPTAGLHFTPELLAHLGALGVERRAITLHVGAGTFRPISGSVSEHVMHAERYAISASTASAINRAKAEGRRVVAVGTTTVRALESSANEDGTVREGEGDTAIFIVPGVPVRVPDLLITNLHLPGSTLMLLVAAFAGEDRIRGAYDAALAEGYRFYSLGDAMLLERESLSGQR; via the coding sequence ATGCCGGACCCCCGAACAGAGGCCGACGCCGTGTTGGCCCGCCTCGCCTTTGAGTTGCCGCCCGAACGAATCGCCCAGACGGGGGCCGAGCCGCGCGACGCCTCTCGGCTGATGGTGGTGGGGCGCGAAGGGTTGGAGCACCGCATTTTCCACGACTTGCCCGAACTGCTGCGCGCCGGAGACGTGCTTGTTTTCAACGAAAGCCGCGTGATTCCAGCGCGGGTCATGGCCCGCAAACCTGTGGAGAACGGCTTCGGCGGCGGCCAGGTGGAGGTGCTGCTTTTGCGAGAGGAGGCTGTGCCAGAACTGGGGTGCAGCGTCTGGTCCGCCTACCTCAAGCCGGCGAGGCGCGCAGGCAAGGAGCTGTGGCTGGGCGAGGGCGAGGCGAGGCACCGCGCCGAGGTGGTCGGTACGCTGCCCGGTGGCGCCCGCCTGCTGCGCTTCGAGCGCGACATCAAGCCTCACCTCGACGAGATCGGCCGCCTGCCTCTGCCCCCCTACATCGACGCCGGGGACAGCGACGAGACGTGGCGCGAGCGCTACCAGACCGTCTATGCGCGCGAACCGGGCAGTGTGGCCGCTCCCACAGCGGGCCTCCACTTTACGCCCGAACTGCTCGCGCACCTCGGCGCGCTGGGCGTGGAGCGCCGCGCGATTACCCTCCACGTCGGAGCGGGCACCTTCCGGCCCATCTCGGGCAGCGTGTCGGAGCACGTGATGCACGCCGAACGCTACGCAATCAGCGCGTCCACCGCTTCCGCCATCAACCGCGCGAAGGCGGAGGGCCGGCGCGTCGTGGCCGTGGGCACCACCACTGTGCGGGCGCTGGAAAGCAGCGCGAACGAGGACGGCACGGTGCGGGAGGGCGAGGGCGACACCGCCATCTTCATCGTGCCGGGCGTGCCGGTGCGGGTGCCAGACCTCCTGATCACCAATCTGCACCTGCCGGGCAGCACGCTCATGCTGCTCGTGGCCGCCTTCGCGGGCGAGGACCGCATTCGGGGCGCCTATGACGCCGCGCTTGCGGAAGGTTACCGGTTCTACTCGCTGGGTGACGCGATGCTGCTGGAGCGGGAAAGCTTGAGCGGCCAGCGGTAG
- a CDS encoding glutaredoxin family protein: MPRLPELTLYTRAGCHLCEQAQAALNALAYRYVPVDVDSDPLLRSRYGNDVPVLALEDRALLKGVLNRGRLSVLKLQLLRETAPG, translated from the coding sequence GTGCCCCGCCTTCCTGAACTCACCCTCTACACCCGCGCGGGGTGCCACCTGTGCGAGCAGGCGCAGGCGGCGCTGAACGCCCTGGCCTACCGCTACGTGCCTGTGGACGTGGACTCGGACCCCCTTTTGCGTTCCCGCTATGGCAACGACGTGCCCGTGTTGGCCCTGGAAGACCGCGCGCTGCTCAAGGGGGTGCTGAACCGTGGGCGGCTGAGTGTCCTCAAGCTCCAGCTGCTGCGCGAGACGGCCCCGGGCTGA
- a CDS encoding ABC transporter ATP-binding protein gives MALLEIENLSVNYGGVQAVRGLSLRVEEGEVVTLIGANGAGKTTTLRAVSRMVRPREGRLSFAGRDITRTAPDEVVRLGVAQSPEGRQVLARQSVQDNLELGGYTRKSAADVRADISRMYERFPRLGERRNQLAGTLSGGEQQMLAIARALMSRPRLLLLDEPSLGLAPIIVREIFSIIRELNDDGTTILLVEQNARLAMGQSHRTYVLEAGALTLEGESAAMLNDERVLHAYLGG, from the coding sequence ATGGCGCTGCTGGAGATCGAGAACCTGAGCGTAAATTACGGCGGTGTGCAGGCGGTGCGGGGGCTGTCACTGCGGGTGGAAGAAGGCGAGGTGGTTACCCTGATCGGCGCGAACGGGGCGGGCAAGACGACGACGCTGCGGGCCGTATCGCGTATGGTCCGCCCACGTGAAGGCCGCCTCTCCTTTGCTGGGCGCGACATCACCCGCACCGCTCCCGATGAGGTGGTGCGCCTCGGCGTCGCGCAGAGCCCGGAGGGGCGGCAGGTGCTGGCCCGCCAGAGCGTGCAGGACAACCTGGAACTGGGCGGCTACACGCGGAAGAGTGCGGCCGACGTGCGTGCCGACATAAGCCGGATGTACGAACGCTTTCCCCGCCTGGGCGAGCGGCGCAATCAACTTGCGGGCACCCTCTCCGGAGGCGAACAGCAGATGCTTGCCATCGCCCGGGCGCTGATGAGCCGCCCCCGGCTGCTGCTGCTCGACGAGCCGTCGCTGGGCCTGGCCCCCATCATCGTGCGCGAAATCTTTTCGATCATCCGCGAATTGAACGATGACGGCACCACGATCTTGCTGGTGGAGCAAAATGCCAGATTGGCGATGGGACAGAGCCACCGCACCTACGTGCTGGAGGCCGGAGCGCTGACACTGGAGGGCGAGAGCGCAGCCATGCTTAACGATGAGCGCGTGCTGCACGCGTACCTGGGGGGGTAG
- the ruvA gene encoding Holliday junction branch migration protein RuvA — protein MIAYLSGVVREVRESSAVIVAGGVGYEVFCPTSTLGRLSPGQPAELSTRFVVREDAQLLFGFMDADSLRLFDLLTGVSGVGPKLGLALLSALPVSAVAQGLLTGDVKLLSSVSGVGKKTAERLVLELQNKVPEHLTAGAGPGTKPAAVTSTAGRDAVDALLALGFREAQVRGVVAELLAENPEQSADALIRKSLGKLR, from the coding sequence GTGATTGCTTACCTGAGTGGCGTCGTGCGCGAGGTGCGCGAGTCGAGCGCCGTGATCGTGGCGGGGGGTGTGGGCTACGAGGTGTTTTGCCCCACCTCTACCCTGGGCCGCCTCTCGCCGGGGCAGCCTGCCGAACTCAGCACCCGCTTCGTGGTGCGGGAGGACGCGCAGCTGCTGTTTGGCTTCATGGATGCCGACAGCCTGCGCCTCTTTGACCTGCTGACGGGGGTCAGCGGCGTTGGCCCCAAGCTGGGCCTCGCGCTGCTGTCTGCCCTGCCGGTGAGCGCCGTCGCCCAGGGGCTGCTGACGGGCGATGTCAAACTGCTCTCCAGCGTGTCGGGCGTGGGCAAGAAGACCGCTGAGCGCCTGGTGCTGGAGTTGCAGAACAAGGTGCCCGAGCACCTCACGGCGGGGGCGGGCCCCGGGACCAAACCCGCCGCCGTTACGAGTACGGCGGGCCGCGACGCGGTGGACGCGTTGTTGGCGCTGGGCTTCCGCGAGGCGCAGGTACGCGGGGTGGTGGCCGAGCTGCTGGCCGAGAACCCAGAGCAGAGCGCCGACGCCCTGATCCGGAAGAGCCTGGGCAAATTGCGCTGA
- a CDS encoding NYN domain-containing protein, with amino-acid sequence MHYVVSRPRVGVFIDTQNLYHSARDLLERTVNFETLLRCATQDRELVHAIAYTVEREGEATARPFIYKLSALGYKVRRMNLTLHHVTDGGKAIYEGNWDMGIVADMVRLVDHLDVVVLGSGDGDFTDIVEVLQERGKRVEVISFREHTAQKLIDAADRFTHLPDIDQALMPARQPRPEKATDKSAEKAEKVEKV; translated from the coding sequence ATGCACTACGTGGTCTCGCGCCCCCGGGTGGGCGTCTTTATCGATACCCAGAACCTCTACCACTCTGCCCGCGACCTGTTGGAGCGCACCGTCAACTTCGAGACGCTGTTGCGCTGCGCCACCCAGGACCGGGAACTCGTCCACGCCATCGCCTACACCGTGGAGCGCGAGGGCGAGGCCACGGCGCGGCCCTTCATCTACAAGCTCAGCGCGCTGGGCTACAAGGTGCGGCGCATGAACCTGACGCTGCATCACGTGACCGACGGCGGCAAGGCCATCTACGAGGGCAACTGGGACATGGGCATCGTAGCGGACATGGTGCGGCTCGTGGACCACCTCGACGTGGTGGTGTTGGGCAGCGGCGACGGCGACTTTACCGACATCGTGGAAGTGTTGCAGGAGCGCGGCAAGCGGGTGGAGGTGATCTCCTTCCGCGAACACACCGCCCAGAAACTGATCGACGCGGCGGACCGCTTTACCCACCTGCCCGACATTGACCAGGCCTTGATGCCCGCTCGGCAGCCCCGTCCTGAGAAGGCCACCGACAAGTCGGCCGAGAAAGCCGAAAAGGTGGAGAAGGTCTGA
- a CDS encoding M3 family metallopeptidase, producing MTQVPAAPILGANPLLNVGFRIPFDRIRPEHAEPAVDTLLAATAERLERLAGAGERDFTGFMADLDTLTEQLDTVRTIVSHLDAVVTSPEWQAAKRAILPKLTEFYTRLSLHPGLWTALKAFSETQAARGLDPVQARHLRLTLDEFRREGADLPEAEKARLLEVSTRLAEITNDFSKNVLDATAAYELYAPTERLAGVPQRVLDATRRDAQERGREGHRLTLHLPTLDPLLTYADDRELRRELWLAQDALGMQEGRDNRPLVAEILRLRRERARLLGFRDFADYVLEDRMAGGGERALAFERDLEARIRPFYDRENAELEAFYREQAGGDAPPPEAWDVAYWAEKQRQAKYSFDEEALRPYFALENVLTGMFEITRRVFGVTVREALAPGWHPEVKYYDVLDEEEKHVASFYTDWFPRDTKRAGAWMNGLITGGPRENGAEPHLGLMCGNMTPPSGNTPALLSLREVETVFHEFGHLLHHALSKVEVRSLSGTRVAWDFVELPSQIMENWVTEREALDLFARHWQTGERLPDELFDRLIAARNYRAANTAMRQLSFGTVDLELHIHFDPDASGADPIAFARDVMVRFYPAPLPENYARVAQFGHLFSGPVGYAAGYYSYKWAEVLDADAFSRFAAEGLFNRETGRAFVDAILSKGNSADAAQLYRNFMGRDPDAGALLRRSGLVLA from the coding sequence ATGACTCAAGTGCCAGCGGCACCCATCCTGGGTGCCAACCCTCTGCTGAACGTGGGCTTCCGCATTCCCTTCGATCGGATTCGCCCTGAGCATGCCGAACCCGCCGTGGATACCCTGCTCGCCGCCACCGCAGAGCGCCTCGAACGCCTGGCTGGAGCGGGCGAACGCGACTTTACGGGCTTTATGGCAGATCTCGATACGTTGACCGAACAGCTCGACACGGTGCGCACCATCGTGAGCCACCTCGACGCGGTGGTCACCTCGCCGGAGTGGCAGGCCGCCAAGCGGGCCATCCTGCCCAAGCTGACCGAGTTCTACACCCGCCTGAGCCTACATCCGGGCTTGTGGACAGCGCTGAAGGCGTTCTCGGAAACGCAGGCGGCGCGCGGCCTGGACCCCGTGCAGGCCCGCCACCTCAGGCTCACCCTCGACGAGTTCCGCCGCGAGGGCGCGGACCTGCCCGAGGCAGAAAAAGCGCGGCTCCTCGAAGTCAGCACCCGGCTGGCCGAGATCACGAACGATTTTTCCAAGAACGTGCTGGACGCCACTGCCGCGTATGAACTCTACGCGCCCACAGAGCGGCTGGCGGGCGTGCCGCAGCGCGTCCTGGACGCCACCCGCCGTGACGCCCAGGAACGCGGCCGGGAGGGTCACCGCCTGACGCTGCACCTGCCCACCCTGGACCCCCTCCTGACCTACGCGGACGACCGCGAGCTCCGCCGCGAACTCTGGCTGGCCCAGGACGCGCTCGGAATGCAGGAGGGCCGCGACAACCGGCCCCTCGTCGCAGAGATTCTGCGGCTCCGCCGCGAGCGGGCGAGGCTGCTGGGCTTCCGCGACTTTGCCGACTATGTGCTCGAAGACCGCATGGCGGGCGGAGGCGAACGGGCGCTGGCCTTCGAGCGTGATCTGGAGGCGCGCATCCGGCCCTTTTACGATCGCGAGAATGCGGAACTGGAAGCCTTCTACCGGGAGCAGGCGGGGGGGGACGCGCCGCCTCCCGAAGCGTGGGACGTGGCCTACTGGGCCGAAAAGCAGCGCCAGGCCAAATACAGCTTCGACGAGGAAGCGCTGCGTCCCTACTTCGCCCTGGAGAACGTGCTCACGGGGATGTTCGAGATCACCCGGCGCGTCTTTGGCGTGACGGTGCGCGAAGCCCTGGCCCCCGGCTGGCACCCCGAAGTCAAGTATTACGACGTGTTGGACGAGGAAGAGAAGCACGTCGCGTCTTTCTACACCGACTGGTTCCCGCGCGACACCAAGCGGGCCGGGGCCTGGATGAACGGCCTGATTACGGGTGGGCCGCGTGAGAACGGCGCCGAGCCCCACTTGGGCCTCATGTGCGGCAACATGACGCCGCCCTCGGGGAACACGCCCGCGCTGCTCTCGCTGCGGGAAGTCGAAACGGTCTTTCACGAGTTCGGCCACCTGCTGCACCACGCCCTGTCGAAGGTGGAGGTCCGCTCCCTGAGCGGCACGCGCGTGGCTTGGGACTTTGTGGAGCTGCCCTCGCAGATTATGGAGAACTGGGTGACCGAACGCGAGGCCCTGGACCTCTTCGCCCGTCACTGGCAAACCGGCGAGCGTTTGCCTGACGAGCTGTTTGACCGCCTGATCGCCGCGCGCAACTACCGCGCCGCAAATACTGCCATGCGTCAGCTGTCCTTCGGCACGGTGGACCTCGAGCTGCACATCCACTTTGATCCGGACGCGTCTGGAGCAGACCCCATCGCCTTCGCGCGGGACGTGATGGTGCGCTTCTACCCTGCGCCGCTGCCCGAAAACTACGCCCGGGTCGCGCAGTTCGGTCACCTGTTCTCGGGCCCGGTGGGCTACGCGGCCGGGTACTACTCCTACAAGTGGGCCGAGGTGCTCGACGCCGACGCCTTCTCTCGTTTCGCCGCCGAGGGCCTGTTCAACCGCGAGACGGGCCGCGCCTTCGTCGATGCCATCCTGAGCAAGGGCAACAGCGCCGACGCCGCGCAGCTCTACCGCAACTTCATGGGCCGCGATCCGGATGCGGGCGCGCTGCTGCGCCGGAGCGGACTGGTGTTGGCCTAG
- a CDS encoding CAP domain-containing protein, with product MLAQRFLSLTAGLLALTLPTVQAQSSAEAQLLAGLNRARAGGVNCPGLGRRPTAAPLTASLSHALAARTQAGYMGSSGRISHFGAGGSTPRIRAASTGVRAASVTEIIYLGAGLNLAAAVNWWLHSPIHCSVLTDARYTRAGAGVVQGRRGTAYVVVLSSGPR from the coding sequence ATGCTTGCTCAACGATTCCTGTCGCTGACGGCCGGGCTTCTGGCGTTGACGCTTCCCACCGTTCAGGCGCAGTCGTCCGCCGAAGCGCAGCTTCTGGCCGGGCTCAATCGGGCCCGCGCTGGGGGCGTGAACTGTCCGGGCTTGGGTCGGCGTCCCACCGCTGCGCCCCTGACAGCCAGCCTCTCCCACGCCCTTGCCGCCCGTACCCAGGCCGGGTACATGGGCAGCAGCGGACGCATCAGCCATTTCGGAGCCGGGGGCAGCACGCCCCGCATTCGCGCCGCGAGTACGGGCGTGCGGGCGGCGAGCGTGACCGAGATCATCTACTTGGGAGCGGGGTTGAATCTGGCGGCGGCGGTGAACTGGTGGCTGCACTCGCCCATTCACTGCTCGGTGCTGACCGACGCGCGTTACACCCGGGCCGGGGCGGGCGTGGTGCAGGGCCGCCGGGGCACCGCCTACGTCGTGGTGCTCAGCAGCGGGCCACGGTAG
- the ftsY gene encoding signal recognition particle-docking protein FtsY, whose product MTWLERLRDGLSKTRKQLNDSAGNLGNDLRDVFTNRLDSIEDLEYALIAADVGRAATEEILEDIKASDKSNLQEALMEALTLQLEPDARRAQFRKLGFSPDASRTVVDPKGHVVMVVGVNGVGKTTTIAKLGEYYMGRGKTVMFAAGDTFRAAAGAQLGVWGERLGVPVVQGADGGDPAAVAFDGATARAARGTDLLFIDTAGRLHNKHNLMEELKKVRRVVDKADPGEPTEVWLVLDAVTGQNGLAQAKKFHEATPITGVIVTKLDGTAKGGILVPIVRELGVPIKFIGVGERAEDLRPFDSREFVRALFDVDVPQAEAR is encoded by the coding sequence ATGACCTGGCTAGAGCGCCTGCGGGACGGCCTGAGCAAGACCCGCAAGCAACTGAACGACAGCGCCGGCAACCTCGGCAACGACCTGCGGGACGTCTTCACAAACCGCCTGGATTCCATCGAGGACCTCGAGTACGCCCTGATCGCCGCCGATGTGGGCCGCGCCGCCACCGAGGAGATCTTGGAGGACATCAAGGCGAGCGACAAGTCCAACCTGCAAGAAGCCCTGATGGAGGCCCTGACCCTGCAGCTCGAGCCCGATGCCCGGCGCGCGCAGTTTCGCAAGCTGGGTTTCTCACCCGACGCGAGCCGCACCGTGGTGGACCCCAAAGGCCACGTGGTGATGGTGGTGGGCGTGAATGGCGTGGGCAAGACGACCACCATCGCCAAGCTCGGCGAGTACTACATGGGCCGGGGCAAGACCGTGATGTTCGCGGCGGGCGATACCTTCCGCGCGGCGGCGGGCGCTCAGCTCGGCGTGTGGGGTGAGCGGCTCGGCGTGCCTGTAGTCCAGGGAGCGGATGGGGGAGACCCCGCTGCCGTCGCTTTCGACGGCGCCACCGCCCGCGCCGCCCGCGGCACGGACCTGCTGTTTATCGACACCGCCGGACGCCTGCACAACAAGCACAACCTGATGGAGGAGCTGAAAAAGGTTCGCCGCGTGGTGGACAAGGCCGATCCCGGCGAGCCTACCGAGGTCTGGCTGGTGCTGGACGCCGTGACCGGGCAAAACGGTCTCGCCCAGGCCAAGAAGTTCCACGAGGCCACGCCCATCACGGGCGTGATCGTGACCAAGCTCGACGGCACGGCCAAGGGCGGCATCCTCGTGCCTATCGTCCGTGAACTCGGCGTGCCCATCAAGTTCATCGGCGTGGGCGAGCGTGCCGAGGACCTGCGCCCCTTCGACAGTCGGGAATTTGTGCGGGCGCTGTTCGATGTGGACGTTCCGCAGGCGGAAGCGCGGTAG